A window from Rhinolophus sinicus isolate RSC01 linkage group LG18, ASM3656204v1, whole genome shotgun sequence encodes these proteins:
- the C1QTNF8 gene encoding complement C1q tumor necrosis factor-related protein 8: protein MALAQRAAPALLLFLALPAEAWPSLGLPRRPCVHCCRPAWPPAAPGTYATESDGVEWTQLPHIRPTIDISILKGEKGEAGVRGRSGRSGEQGPPGSRGLRGRKGQKGEVGPPGAPCQRAYAGFSVGRREGLHSTNAFQAVPFDTELVNLDDAFDLASGRFLCAVPGVYFLSLTVHTWNYKETYLHIMCNRQATAVLYAQPSERSVMQTQSLLLPLAAGDTVWVRMFQRDRDNAIYGEGGDLYITFSGHLVKPATEL, encoded by the exons ATG GCTCTGGCACAGAGAGCAGCTCCTGCCCTCCTGCTTTTCTTGGCACTGCCTGCGGAGGCCTGGCCCAGCCTGGGGCTGCCCCGGCGGCCGTGTGTGCACTGCTGCCGCCCGGCCTGGCCCCCGGCTGCCCCTGGCACGTATGCCACTGAGAGTGATGGGGTGGAGTGGACGCAGCTGCCCCACATTCGGCCCACCATCGATATCTCAATCCTCAAAG GTGAGAAGGGCGAGGCAGGGGTCAGAGGTCGTTCCGGTAGGAGCGGGGAGCAGGGCCCACCGGGTTCCCGGGGCCTCCGGGGCCGCAAGGGTCAGAAGGGAGAGGTGGGGCCGCCAGGCGCCCCTTGCCAGCGTGCCTATGCGGGATTCTCCGTGGGCCGGCGCGAGGGGCTGCACAGCACCAATGCCTTCCAGGCCGTGCCCTTTGACACGGAGCTGGTGAACCTGGATGACGCCTTCGACCTGGCCTCTGGCCGCTTCCTCTGTGCTGTGCCCGGCGTGTACTTCCTGAGCCTCACCGTGCACACCTGGAATTACAAGGAGACCTACCTGCACATCATGTGCAATAGGCAGGCCACAGCTGTGCTGTACGCACAGCCCAGCGAGCGCAGCGTCATGCAGACCCAGAGCCTGTTGCTGCCGCTGGCCGCTGGTGACACTGTCTGGGTGCGCATGTTCCAGCGTGACCGTGACAACGCCATTTACGGTGAGGGCGGGGATCTCTACATCACCTTCAGTGGCCACCTGGTCAAGCCAGCAACCGAGCTCTAG
- the SSTR5 gene encoding somatostatin receptor type 5: MEPLFPTSTPAGWNTSSAASSGGGENGTMAGSAPSPGARAVVVPVLYLLVCTVGLGGNTLVIYVVLRHAKMKTVTNIYILNLAVADVLLMLGLPFLATQNAVSYWPFGPVLCRLVMTLDGINQFTSIFCLTVMSVDRYLAVVHPIRSTRWRRPRVAKLASAAVWAFSLLMSLPLVVFADIQEGWDTCNLSWPEPVGLWGAIFIIYTSVLGFFGPLLVICLCYLLIVVKVKASGVRVGSTRRRSERKVTRMVVVVVLVFVGCWLPFFIINIVNLAVVLPEEPAAAGTYFFVVILSYANSCANPVLYGFLSDNFRQSFRKVLCFRKGYGTEDVDATEPRANKSSRLQEATLAARSSEANGLMQTSRL; encoded by the coding sequence atggaGCCTCTGTTCCCCACCTCCACACCAGCGGGCTGGAACACCTCCTCCGCGGCcagcagtggaggtggtgagaatgGGACGATGGCGGGGTCGGCGCCCTCACCGGGGGCCCGAGCGGTGGTggtgcctgtgctgtacctgctGGTGTGCACGGTGGGGCTGGGCGGCAATACGCTGGTCATCTACGTGGTGCTGCGCCACGCCAAGATGAAAACGGTGACCAATATCTACATCCTCAACCTGGCGGTGGCCGACGTACTCCTCATGCTGGGTCTGCCCTTCCTGGCCACGCAGAATGCCGTCTCCTACTGGCCCTTTGGCCCCGTGCTTTGCCGCCTGGTTATGACACTGGATGGCATCAACCAGTTCACCAGCATCTTCTGCCTGACCGTCATGAGTGTGGACCGCTACTTGGCCGTTGTCCACCCCATCCGCTCCACACGGTGGCGTCGCCCACGGGTGGCCAAGCTGGCCAGCGCTGCGGTCTGGGCCTTCTCGCTGCTCATGTCTCTGCCACTGGTGGTTTTCGCTGACATCCAGGAGGGCTGGGACACCTGCAACCTCAGCTGGCCGGAGCCCGTGGGCTTATGGGGCGCCATCTTCATCATCTACACGTCCGTGCTGGGCTTCTTTGGGCCACTGCTCGTCATCTGCCTGTGCTACCTGCTCATTGTGGTGAAGGTGAAGGCATCGGGTGTGCGCGTGGGCTCCACACGGCGGCGCTCAGAGCGCAAGGTGACAcgcatggtggtggtggtggtgctggtgttCGTGGGCTGCTGGCTGCCCTTCTTTATCATCAACATCGTCAACCTGGCCGTCGTCCTGCCTGAGGAGCCCGCCGCCGCGGGCACCTACTTTTTCGTGGTCATTTTGTCCTACGCCAACAGCTGCGCCAACCCTGTGCTCTACGGCTTCCTCTCTGACAACTTCCGCCAGAGCTTCCGGAAGGTTCTGTGCTTCCGCAAGGGCTATGGCACCGAGGATGTGGATGCCACGGAGCCACGGGCCAACAAGAGCAGCCGGCTACAGGAGGCCACGCTGGCCGCACGCAGCTCTGAGGCCAACGGGCTCATGCAAACCAGCAGGTTGTGA